GGTGGCTGTCGGGCAATGGGGCCACCACGACCGACGTCGACGCCTTCTCCGGCCGTCCCGCGCGGGCACTGGCCCTGATCCCGCGGGCGATGCAGCCGCACGCCGATCAGGTCGACACCGGGGCGGTCACGTTCGTCGGCCCGTGCCTCGGTGAGCGTGCGGGTTCCTGGACGCGTCCCTCCGATGCGGACAACGTGCTGCTGGTCTCCCTCGGTTCCGCCTACACGCGTCAGCCGGAGTTCTACCGGCAGTGCCTGGCGGCCTTCGGGGACCGGCCCGGCTGGCACGTCGTGCTGCAGATCGGCAAGTACGTCGACCCGGCCGAACTGGGCGAGATCCCGCGCAACGTCGAGGTGCACTCGTGGGTGCCACAGGTCGCCGTCCTGGAGAAGGCCGACGCGTTCGTCACTCACGCCGGCATGGGCGGCAGCAGCGAAGGACTCTCCGCCGGGGTGCCGATGATCGCCGTCCCGCAGGCCGCGGAACAGTTCCAGAACGCCGACCGGCTCGTCGAACTGGGCGTGGCGCGCCGCATCGACACCGCCGAGGCCACCGCCGAAACCCTGTGGGCGGCGCTGACGGAACTCGTCACCGATCCCGGGGTCGCGCGCCGTTCGGCTCAGTTGCGCGCGGACGCGCGAGCCGAGGGCGGGACGCGGCGGGCCGCGGACCTCATCGAGGACATGCTCGGCTGACCCGGCTGGTTCAGAACGGCGTGCCGCACCACGGCGGGACGGCGGTGTGGAAGAGGGCGTCCGCGTGCGGCAGTGCCGCCGGGCGCGGCACCTCCAGCCGCCCGGCGGCGGCGAGCGCGCTGGGCCGCCGGTCGCCGAGGTAGAGCATCGCGAGGGTGTCCGCGGTCAGCCGCAGGTCCGGTTCCGCACCGGCCCGTAGGCGCGGGCGGCGAGCGCGGCGGGCACGTCGACCAGCCGCAGCCAGGTGTGGTCGGTCAGGCCGGTGACGGCGCAGGCGCGCGGGTCGGTGAGCAGGAGGGGCAGCGGATCGTCCAGCGGACGGCCCGGCGCGCGGACCTCGGCGACGAGGTCGATGCGCAGCAGGAACCGCCACAACCCGGCCAGCGCCGCGGTGTCGCGGGCGTGCAGGTCCCGCACCAGCAGCGCCGCCCCGAGGTCCGGCTGGTCGAACGAGCGCTGCTCGTCGGCGCGGTAGAGGACGAACCCGTCGTCCCCGCGCGGTCCGGTGTGGACGGCGACCTGGTGTTCCCCGATCAGACGTTCCCGCGCCTCGTCGCCGAGTATCCGACGCTGCCGCTGTCCGGGGCGTCGGAGCGGAACACGGCGCGGGCGATGCGCAGCGCCTGGCCACGGGAAGCGTTTTCCCGCCCGGCACGGCGAGCGGGTGGCGAAGGATCCCGCAACCCCCACGGTGTCCGGTCCGGCGAAGGCGCCGAAGCGTCGTTCGGCCGGGAACGATGCGGCCCGCCGCGACCAGAACTCGTCGGTGACGACGGCGTGCAGGGACCGGCCGAGCACCTCGAAGGCGGCCCGCTCCTCCCCCGCGGCCAGCGGCCGGATCACGAACCCGCTCATGGCTCCGGTTGGGAGACCTCGTAGCCGCCGTCGGCGTCGCGCACCGTGATCGTCACCTTCTTCTTCTCCCCCGCGATGTCCACAGTGCACTCGAAGATCCGTCCGGCGACGACATCTTCACCGCCGGGGCAGGACACCTCGCCGACAGCGGTGATCAGGTACGACTCGGTGAGCACCCGCCACACCCCGTCCTGGACGTGCGCGGGGTCGAACACCCGCCGCGCGGGCGTCAGGCTCGCCGTGGTGCCCGCGGCGGAGGTGGCGGTCACCGGATGCGAGGTGGGAACCGGCGGTGCGGGTGCCTCACTGTCGCAACCGGACACCAGCAACGCCGCGATGGCGAGCAGGACAACGGCCCTCACCAGCCGGATCACCCCCGAGAGAAGCTTCTCAGAAGTGTGTACCACACCAGGCCGGTGCGGGTGTGGCGAAGAGGCGGTCGGCTCGCGCCGTCGCCGTGGGGTCGGCGGGCTGGATCCGCCCGGCGGAGGCGAGCTGCGAGGGCCGCCACGTGCCGAAGTAGAGCATCGCCAGCGCGTCCGCCCCGAGCCGCAGGTCCGGCGCGGAGCCGGTGCGGCTCATCCCAGCGGGCGAGACGCGGTAGCGCCCGGAGTTGCCCTCCACCACCGGATCGACGACCTCCAGCACGACCGGATCGCCCTCGTACTCGCGGGCGCCCAGCGCGGCGGGCACGTCGACCAGCCGCAGCCACAGTTCGTCCCCGCCGCCGGTTTCGCGGACCGCGCGGATTTTGGTGAACAACAGTTCCGGCACCTCGTCCACGGGCCGTTCGTCGGCGCGGATGGTGTCGACGAGGTCGACACTGAGCAGGTAGCGCCACAGCCCGTCGAACGCCTCGCCGCCCGCGGTGTGCAGGCTCAGGATCTCCAGCACGGCGGGTTCGTTCCAGTGCTTGCGGTCGACGGTGTAGACCACGTACCCGTCGGGTCCCTGCGGTCCCTGGTGCACGGCGGTGACCACCGGGCCGGACACCTCGCGCGCGTGCCGCTCCCAGGCGGGCCACCAGTACGGCGGACGGCTCATCGTGCCGGGGCGCGCCTGCGGGAGCGCGGCGTACAACTCGGGCAGCCGCTCCAGCGCGGTGTCCAGCGGCCACAGCTCGATCTGGCCGCCGGCAGGGACGTCCGGCCGGAACGTGGCACGCCGCCGGTCGATCTCGTAACTGCGGCTGCGGGTGGCGACGCCGTAGCCGTAGCGGTTGTAGATGACGCCTTCGCTGGCGCGCAGCGCCGCGAACGGCAGGCCGCGGGAGGCGATGTCGGCGAGCTGGGCGCGCATCAGCTCGGTGAGGATGCCGCGACGGGTGCGGTCGGACCGGACGCCGACACCGGTGACGGCGGCGACACCGGCGCGGGCCCCGCCGGGCACGGTCAGCTCGGCGTCGAACGATCGCGCGGTGCCGACCAGTTCGGTGTCGAACGCGCCGAGCGTGCGCCCGGGCTGCAGCATGCGGTCGGAGAGCTGCCACGTCTCGTCGGTGGTGGGCGCGACGTGGAGGGTG
This is a stretch of genomic DNA from Amycolatopsis endophytica. It encodes these proteins:
- a CDS encoding macrolide family glycosyltransferase, which encodes MSSLSRRRAHIAMVGVPAVSHVLPSLEVIRELVARGHRVTYANDPAVRDLVAGTGAEPVTCTSTLPVADNDWPDDPIAAMELFLDDAIQALPQLHAVYDADPADLYLYDIGAYAARALAESQGRPVLQLSPTFVAWKGYEEEVSAQLWQLPGAEGYRAKFARWLSGNGATTTDVDAFSGRPARALALIPRAMQPHADQVDTGAVTFVGPCLGERAGSWTRPSDADNVLLVSLGSAYTRQPEFYRQCLAAFGDRPGWHVVLQIGKYVDPAELGEIPRNVEVHSWVPQVAVLEKADAFVTHAGMGGSSEGLSAGVPMIAVPQAAEQFQNADRLVELGVARRIDTAEATAETLWAALTELVTDPGVARRSAQLRADARAEGGTRRAADLIEDMLG
- a CDS encoding sterol carrier protein domain-containing protein, which produces MLYLGDRRPSALAAAGRLEVPRPAALPHADALFHTAVPPWCGTPF
- a CDS encoding DUF4333 domain-containing protein; protein product: MRAVVLLAIAALLVSGCDSEAPAPPVPTSHPVTATSAAGTTASLTPARRVFDPAHVQDGVWRVLTESYLITAVGEVSCPGGEDVVAGRIFECTVDIAGEKKKVTITVRDADGGYEVSQPEP
- a CDS encoding GNAT family N-acetyltransferase: MSDYTVRTLRPDEHRAAADLFRATLHVAPTTDETWQLSDRMLQPGRTLGAFDTELVGTARSFDAELTVPGGARAGVAAVTGVGVRSDRTRRGILTELMRAQLADIASRGLPFAALRASEGVIYNRYGYGVATRSRSYEIDRRRATFRPDVPAGGQIELWPLDTALERLPELYAALPQARPGTMSRPPYWWPAWERHAREVSGPVVTAVHQGPQGPDGYVVYTVDRKHWNEPAVLEILSLHTAGGEAFDGLWRYLLSVDLVDTIRADERPVDEVPELLFTKIRAVRETGGGDELWLRLVDVPAALGAREYEGDPVVLEVVDPVVEGNSGRYRVSPAGMSRTGSAPDLRLGADALAMLYFGTWRPSQLASAGRIQPADPTATARADRLFATPAPAWCGTHF